One window of the Archangium primigenium genome contains the following:
- the tssB gene encoding type VI secretion system contractile sheath small subunit, whose protein sequence is MSIQDKLPKSRITLKYRTTINGQKEDVKLPFRMVVLGDFSQGSSTDRQADLDERQTRSVTGSNINDLMRDMGMSLSLEVTDKVSADGQGKMNIQLPITGIKSFNPDEIVNHVPKLQALMLLRKLLMEMQADIDNRKELRRTIYELFSNKEQLQKMLESDELKSYVSMRLPKTARAQSSGQPALPADNTAAAKA, encoded by the coding sequence GTGTCCATCCAGGATAAGTTGCCCAAGTCTCGTATCACGTTGAAGTACCGCACCACCATCAACGGCCAGAAGGAGGACGTCAAGCTTCCCTTCCGGATGGTTGTGCTTGGGGACTTCTCCCAAGGCAGCTCCACGGATCGGCAGGCGGATCTGGACGAGCGTCAGACGCGCTCGGTCACCGGCTCCAACATCAACGATCTGATGCGGGACATGGGCATGAGCCTGTCGCTCGAGGTGACCGACAAGGTCAGCGCGGATGGGCAGGGGAAGATGAACATCCAGCTGCCCATCACCGGGATCAAGTCGTTCAACCCGGATGAGATTGTCAATCACGTGCCCAAGCTCCAGGCGCTGATGCTGCTGCGCAAGCTGCTGATGGAGATGCAGGCGGACATCGACAACCGCAAGGAATTGCGGCGCACCATCTACGAGCTGTTCTCCAACAAGGAGCAGCTGCAGAAGATGCTCGAGAGCGACGAACTCAAGAGCTACGTGTCCATGCGGCTGCCCAAGACGGCGCGCGCGCAGTCCTCCGGACAGCCCGCGCTTCCCGCCGACAACACCGCGGCCGCCAAGGCCTGA
- a CDS encoding long-chain fatty acid--CoA ligase, whose translation MPFDVRKILDQLETGTPAETGVPEWQQASWSDAEGFANALAAAHVGRGAPLKSRVGQQYDFFHDIVVRHGGSERLALRSYDRRAGWQTLGYRALQEQAARRATEWARQGVKAGAKVCLLYTVGGELLVSLTAALGLGACISYLPPQGRRFIARRLALLQPDFIATEPHQVLLVEGFEKQVLQSRGQAAPAFTSHTYKPDEPVGLLFSPLVEPTGTPVPLLAEDAWRGALVDGLLTFGLGPGEHLAAPGYHPLQHLPAFLFATLLRGATYVHLDLADVEANPKLLTEHPLRALGVTPALRDLLMRTRTPLKGVAHWFRNPEEPIDWQGWMAWVKQCGLAAVPSSNVLVDPAAGGTVLNSPRRVRDVHTEAPPAPGRAWILGDVNMSGQEAPGDLGIFTLVPAEQRPPGYLVLTRAFGVYHYGGPRSARREGRVYPADEVAEVVGELPFVRGALVVPAPTGGITGHYRQVLLVFTGAQRSQSGPWLQEIRRRIELLLGAEHLPDRTDFIPLYPKKVDGALDVAWCQSQYLTGALHRKSTDRLFQALTALRGQLLEKDGTAV comes from the coding sequence ATGCCCTTCGACGTCCGGAAGATCCTCGATCAGCTCGAGACGGGCACCCCCGCGGAGACGGGCGTGCCCGAGTGGCAGCAGGCGAGCTGGAGCGACGCGGAGGGGTTCGCCAACGCCCTGGCCGCCGCGCATGTGGGCCGCGGCGCTCCGCTCAAGAGCCGGGTGGGGCAGCAGTACGACTTCTTCCATGACATCGTCGTGCGGCATGGGGGGAGCGAGCGCCTCGCGCTCAGGAGCTACGATCGGCGCGCGGGCTGGCAGACCCTGGGCTACCGGGCCTTGCAGGAGCAGGCGGCGCGCCGGGCCACGGAGTGGGCGCGGCAGGGGGTCAAGGCGGGCGCGAAGGTCTGCCTGCTGTACACCGTGGGTGGGGAGCTGCTCGTGTCGCTCACGGCGGCGCTGGGGCTGGGTGCGTGCATCAGCTACCTGCCGCCCCAGGGACGGCGCTTCATCGCGCGGCGGCTGGCCCTGCTCCAGCCCGACTTCATCGCCACCGAGCCGCACCAGGTGCTGCTCGTGGAGGGCTTCGAGAAGCAGGTGCTCCAGAGCCGGGGCCAGGCGGCGCCGGCGTTCACCTCGCACACCTACAAGCCGGACGAGCCGGTGGGGCTGCTGTTCTCGCCCCTGGTGGAGCCGACGGGCACGCCCGTGCCCCTGCTCGCGGAGGACGCATGGCGGGGCGCGCTGGTGGACGGGCTGCTGACGTTCGGCCTGGGCCCGGGGGAGCACCTGGCGGCGCCGGGCTATCACCCGCTGCAACACCTGCCCGCGTTCCTGTTCGCGACCCTGCTGCGGGGCGCCACCTACGTGCACCTGGACCTGGCGGACGTGGAGGCCAACCCCAAGCTGCTCACCGAGCACCCCCTGCGCGCGCTGGGTGTCACCCCCGCGCTGAGGGATCTGCTGATGCGCACGCGCACGCCGCTCAAGGGCGTGGCCCACTGGTTCCGCAACCCCGAGGAGCCCATCGACTGGCAGGGCTGGATGGCGTGGGTGAAGCAATGCGGACTGGCCGCAGTGCCCTCCTCGAACGTGCTCGTGGACCCGGCCGCGGGGGGCACGGTGCTCAACTCGCCGCGCCGGGTGCGAGACGTGCACACCGAGGCGCCCCCGGCGCCGGGCCGCGCCTGGATCCTGGGCGACGTGAACATGAGCGGGCAGGAGGCCCCGGGTGACCTGGGCATCTTCACGCTCGTGCCGGCGGAGCAGCGCCCGCCCGGCTACCTGGTGCTCACGCGGGCCTTCGGCGTGTACCACTATGGCGGTCCGCGCTCGGCCCGACGCGAGGGCCGCGTCTACCCGGCGGACGAGGTGGCCGAGGTGGTGGGGGAGCTGCCCTTCGTCCGGGGCGCGCTCGTGGTGCCCGCGCCCACGGGCGGCATCACGGGGCACTACCGGCAGGTGTTGCTGGTCTTCACCGGAGCCCAGCGCTCGCAGTCAGGCCCGTGGTTGCAGGAGATCCGCCGCCGGATCGAGCTGTTGCTGGGCGCGGAGCATCTGCCGGACCGCACGGACTTCATCCCGCTCTATCCCAAGAAGGTGGACGGCGCGCTGGACGTGGCGTGGTGCCAGTCGCAGTACCTGACGGGTGCGCTCCACCGCAAGAGCACCGACCGACTGTTCCAGGCGCTCACCGCGCTCAGGGGGCAGCTCCTGGAAAAGGATGGGACGGCTGTGTGA
- a CDS encoding DUF4280 domain-containing protein, giving the protein MGVQVVMGAMLQCSFGLAPSSLVVLPANKILATTPAANIMDNKPMVNILPFGMCQSMANPMVAAATAAALGVLTPMPCVPATAAPWAPGCPKVLIGNMPAVDSTCTLMCSYGGMIQVVSPGQVAVQNG; this is encoded by the coding sequence ATGGGTGTGCAAGTCGTGATGGGTGCGATGCTGCAGTGCAGCTTCGGGCTGGCGCCTTCCTCTTTGGTGGTCCTGCCCGCGAACAAGATCCTGGCCACGACGCCGGCGGCCAACATCATGGACAACAAGCCCATGGTGAACATCCTGCCGTTTGGCATGTGCCAATCGATGGCCAACCCCATGGTGGCCGCGGCGACTGCGGCGGCGCTGGGCGTGCTGACGCCGATGCCGTGTGTGCCGGCCACGGCCGCCCCCTGGGCGCCCGGGTGCCCCAAGGTCCTCATCGGCAACATGCCGGCGGTGGACAGCACCTGCACGCTGATGTGCTCCTATGGCGGGATGATCCAGGTCGTCTCCCCGGGCCAGGTGGCGGTGCAGAATGGCTGA
- a CDS encoding type VI secretion system protein IglI family protein, translating to MAEPALALPPLKAHLLDKPLQGEPPELDGSDERLERITGLVAKSAYAEAAREAEALLRGGVYDVRLVGPYLLGLFLDGGMASLPILFHSLSSTLLYNWPSFGPRERKDVFADGSLRWLLKVLNKHIEHHERLKNDTWKRWSAPANREPLEQALALSEEIFSSFARVMPRNGCEAPFRRLTQWMEGHLQSLPLPAPPPAPEPRVEEARVEVAPVAAVVAEPVRAAPEPSGPTIPVSPALAQLMRRLAAFDTLLERQDYRRASVVAADLLQVMEHFDPRVYLPTLFSKFFVGLSSHAEEVESLMQQGTDSLTFRALDQLYRVDLEAFVGPEEGE from the coding sequence ATGGCTGAGCCCGCGCTGGCGCTGCCTCCGCTCAAGGCGCACCTGCTGGACAAGCCGCTGCAGGGCGAGCCGCCGGAGCTCGATGGCTCGGACGAGCGGCTGGAGCGGATCACCGGGCTGGTCGCCAAGAGCGCCTACGCCGAGGCGGCGCGGGAGGCGGAGGCGCTGCTGCGCGGCGGGGTGTACGACGTGCGGCTGGTGGGGCCCTACCTGCTGGGCCTCTTCCTGGACGGAGGCATGGCGTCCCTGCCCATCCTCTTCCACTCGCTCTCCAGCACGCTGCTCTACAACTGGCCGTCCTTCGGGCCGCGCGAGCGCAAGGACGTGTTCGCCGATGGCAGCCTGCGCTGGTTGCTCAAGGTGCTCAACAAGCACATCGAGCATCACGAGCGGCTCAAGAACGACACCTGGAAGCGCTGGAGCGCGCCGGCCAACCGCGAGCCGCTGGAGCAGGCGCTCGCGCTCAGCGAGGAGATCTTCTCCTCGTTCGCCCGGGTGATGCCCCGCAACGGGTGCGAGGCGCCCTTCCGGCGGCTCACCCAGTGGATGGAGGGCCACCTGCAATCCCTGCCGCTGCCGGCGCCGCCGCCCGCGCCCGAGCCGCGGGTCGAGGAGGCACGGGTCGAGGTGGCCCCCGTGGCCGCCGTCGTGGCCGAGCCCGTCCGCGCGGCGCCCGAGCCCTCGGGGCCCACGATTCCGGTCTCGCCCGCCCTGGCGCAGTTGATGCGTCGGCTGGCCGCGTTCGACACGCTCCTGGAGCGTCAGGACTACCGGCGCGCCAGCGTGGTGGCGGCGGATCTGCTCCAGGTGATGGAGCACTTCGATCCGCGCGTCTACCTGCCCACGCTGTTCTCCAAGTTCTTCGTGGGGCTGAGCAGCCATGCCGAGGAGGTGGAGTCCCTCATGCAGCAGGGGACCGACTCGCTGACCTTCCGCGCCCTGGACCAGCTCTACCGCGTGGACCTGGAGGCCTTCGTGGGCCCGGAAGAAGGGGAGTAG